Proteins found in one Acinetobacter sp. XH1741 genomic segment:
- a CDS encoding PepSY-associated TM helix domain-containing protein, with protein sequence MHKGIRQSMAWLHSWTGLIFGWLIFAIFLMGSLSYYRHEISLWMQPPLAQYEVKQDLAIKTAYQYLQKNASDAKSWYLNVATADSPVNTLYWEKADGSYGNATLDANTGQELKLSATEGGDFFYRFHYQLFGVPILIGRLVVSLAAFIMLIALVSGIITHKKIFTDFFTLRTFKSQRSWLDFHNVSSVIALPFFLTITFTGLAIFFYLYLPWGMQKLYPENPYQYFTEIRTKAVSESKKLHASQNLPIEKLLAQLEQRWGNQTLSTMSVKNPNTNQAQITFIQQKDQSITRNQAQMTLDASTGKVLGDTRNHSSIATLYASVYGLHMATFAQPLLRLGLFFSGLLGCVMIASGLLLWSLKRQIQNKNTHFHFGYYLVDRLNVATFVGLPCATFAYLYANRLFTVTATTINYEIYSFFIIWFMSFIIALITKKQYLWRTQLGIFIMLCLVLPILNISYLMKNQYVHNLSGYWDFARVDVFFWLFAVLAIFIFYKIKPIQYKAVEKIQKKLNKLKIEVNS encoded by the coding sequence ATGCATAAAGGTATACGCCAATCGATGGCATGGCTTCATTCATGGACTGGCTTAATTTTTGGTTGGCTCATATTTGCTATTTTTTTAATGGGAAGTTTGTCGTATTACCGCCATGAAATTAGTTTATGGATGCAGCCGCCACTTGCACAATATGAAGTAAAGCAAGACCTCGCAATTAAAACCGCTTATCAGTACCTACAAAAAAACGCTTCCGATGCTAAATCTTGGTATTTAAATGTTGCCACAGCAGATAGTCCCGTCAACACCCTGTATTGGGAAAAAGCCGATGGCAGTTATGGAAATGCGACACTCGATGCAAACACAGGCCAAGAACTAAAACTTTCAGCAACTGAAGGTGGTGACTTCTTTTATCGCTTCCACTACCAGCTTTTTGGTGTTCCAATTTTAATTGGGCGATTAGTTGTATCGTTGGCAGCCTTTATCATGTTGATTGCTTTAGTCTCAGGCATTATTACCCATAAAAAAATCTTTACCGACTTTTTTACCTTACGCACCTTTAAGTCTCAGCGCTCATGGCTAGATTTTCATAATGTTTCTTCCGTTATTGCACTCCCCTTTTTCTTAACGATTACTTTTACCGGTTTGGCAATTTTCTTCTATTTATATTTGCCGTGGGGAATGCAAAAACTCTATCCAGAGAATCCCTATCAATATTTTACTGAGATACGTACAAAAGCAGTCTCAGAAAGCAAAAAATTACATGCTTCGCAAAATTTACCCATTGAAAAATTATTAGCCCAACTTGAACAGCGTTGGGGCAATCAAACTTTATCGACCATGAGTGTTAAAAATCCAAATACTAATCAAGCTCAAATTACCTTCATTCAGCAAAAAGACCAATCAATTACTCGTAATCAGGCACAGATGACCCTAGATGCGTCTACTGGTAAGGTTTTAGGCGATACGCGTAATCATAGTTCTATTGCTACGCTTTATGCGAGTGTATATGGTCTACACATGGCAACATTTGCTCAGCCCTTACTTCGCCTAGGCTTATTTTTCTCTGGGCTTTTAGGCTGTGTAATGATTGCTTCGGGATTATTACTTTGGAGTTTGAAGCGCCAAATACAGAATAAAAACACACATTTTCATTTTGGCTATTATTTAGTTGACCGTTTAAATGTTGCCACATTTGTAGGTTTGCCTTGTGCAACATTTGCCTATTTATATGCAAATCGTTTATTTACCGTCACGGCGACTACAATCAATTATGAAATTTATAGCTTCTTCATCATCTGGTTTATGAGCTTTATTATCGCTCTCATCACTAAAAAACAATATTTATGGCGTACTCAACTGGGCATTTTTATTATGCTGTGTCTTGTTCTTCCTATATTGAATATAAGTTATTTAATGAAAAATCAGTATGTTCATAACTTAAGTGGCTATTGGGATTTTGCACGTGTAGATGTATTTTTTTGGTTATTTGCGGTATTAGCCATTTTTATATTTTATAAAATTAAACCGATTCAATATAAAGCTGTAGAAAAAATTCAAAAAAAGCTAAATAAATTAAAGATTGAGGTGAACTCATGA
- a CDS encoding DUF1634 domain-containing protein, whose amino-acid sequence MMFIAIFLTLLGMYFLYMSSEKYRAPKSTGYFKSFSQKYYLLFRACAFALFALCVCVLIQKFGFSVGFVSWWIFATPLTFILILLINPLKSSK is encoded by the coding sequence ATGATGTTCATTGCCATTTTCTTGACGTTACTTGGTATGTATTTCCTATACATGTCGAGTGAAAAATATCGTGCGCCCAAATCAACAGGCTATTTCAAATCATTCAGCCAAAAATATTATCTTTTGTTTAGAGCATGTGCCTTTGCCTTATTTGCTTTATGTGTATGTGTTCTTATCCAAAAATTTGGTTTTTCAGTTGGCTTTGTCAGTTGGTGGATCTTTGCAACACCTTTAACTTTTATTCTTATCCTTTTGATTAATCCACTAAAATCATCAAAATGA
- a CDS encoding sulfite exporter TauE/SafE family protein codes for MSGAFEFILAGMLVGFCVGITGVGGGSLMTPILIGLFRIEPHIAIGTDLLYAAISKFCGSMVHAKKLNIVWPIVLWLAVGSIPASFGTAWVLEHYLSQSTHYKAVLTMVLGFMLTLTGVSIIFRSRIEKFFNKFRNKETTHTENEQLAVQNKRTYIVIMGIILGVFVTLSSVGAGAFGIMALVIMFPNLPMIRIIGSDVVHAVLLTLVAGLGHMSAGNVDFMLLTWLLVGSIPAIIIGTLISSRMPERLIRKILGITLFALGVNFIVHPVKAKPKAPVVQEQTVIAEKTSNSTQR; via the coding sequence ATGTCTGGTGCTTTTGAATTTATCTTAGCGGGTATGTTAGTTGGCTTCTGTGTAGGTATTACAGGAGTTGGGGGTGGATCATTAATGACACCCATTTTGATTGGTCTTTTTAGAATCGAACCTCATATCGCAATTGGCACCGATTTACTTTATGCCGCAATCTCAAAATTTTGTGGATCAATGGTTCACGCGAAAAAATTAAATATTGTCTGGCCTATTGTTTTGTGGCTAGCAGTCGGTAGTATTCCTGCATCTTTCGGTACTGCATGGGTATTAGAGCATTATTTAAGTCAATCAACACACTATAAAGCCGTATTAACAATGGTATTAGGCTTTATGCTAACTTTGACTGGTGTTTCTATCATTTTTCGTTCACGTATTGAGAAGTTCTTTAATAAATTTAGAAATAAAGAAACTACTCATACTGAAAATGAGCAATTAGCGGTTCAAAATAAGCGTACTTATATTGTGATTATGGGTATCATCTTAGGTGTATTCGTAACACTTTCATCTGTAGGGGCCGGTGCCTTTGGAATTATGGCACTCGTGATTATGTTTCCTAACCTACCTATGATTCGAATTATTGGCTCTGATGTAGTACATGCCGTATTACTAACTCTAGTCGCTGGGCTTGGACATATGAGTGCGGGTAATGTCGACTTTATGTTGCTTACGTGGTTATTAGTAGGTTCTATCCCGGCAATTATTATTGGAACATTAATTAGTTCTCGTATGCCTGAACGTCTCATCCGTAAAATTTTAGGTATTACCCTATTTGCTTTGGGTGTTAATTTTATCGTTCATCCAGTCAAAGCCAAACCGAAGGCGCCTGTGGTACAAGAACAAACCGTGATTGCTGAAAAAACAAGCAATTCGACACAAAGATAG
- a CDS encoding 3-deoxy-7-phosphoheptulonate synthase has protein sequence MIEPVTAMTTHSNSVSKPDIDDVNIKSIQTLVTPAELKSELPLSDIASQTVLKGRETIRNILDGSDKRVFVVIGPCSIHDTKAAHEYADRLKVLSEKVKDTLYLVMRVYFEKPRTTIGWKGLINDPDMNDSFNIEKGLRIGRKLLLELNEKGLPCATEALDPNSPQYYQDLISWSAIGARTTESQTHREMSSGLSSPVGFKNGTDGGLTVATNAMQSVKYGHSFLGLNEDGQVSIINTNGNPYAHVVLRGGNGKPNYDAGSVAEAENALAKAKVSNKIMIDASHANSNKDPYLQPLVLKNITEQILDGNKSIVGIMVESHLKGGRQDIPENLCDLEYGKSVTDGCIDWETTEKTLLEMHEALKDVLPNR, from the coding sequence ATGATCGAACCAGTGACAGCAATGACTACACATTCAAATTCAGTTTCCAAGCCAGATATCGACGACGTTAATATTAAAAGCATTCAAACTCTTGTAACACCAGCTGAGCTTAAGTCAGAACTTCCTCTGTCTGACATCGCTTCGCAAACTGTTCTAAAAGGCCGCGAAACTATTCGTAATATTTTAGATGGTTCAGATAAACGTGTGTTTGTCGTTATTGGTCCTTGCTCTATTCACGACACTAAAGCTGCTCACGAATACGCTGATCGCTTAAAAGTACTCAGTGAAAAAGTGAAAGATACTTTATATCTGGTTATGCGTGTTTATTTTGAAAAACCACGTACAACAATTGGCTGGAAAGGCTTAATTAATGATCCGGATATGAATGACTCATTTAACATCGAAAAAGGTTTACGTATTGGTCGTAAGCTTTTACTTGAATTAAATGAAAAAGGTTTACCATGTGCAACTGAAGCACTTGACCCGAACTCTCCACAATACTACCAAGACTTAATTTCATGGTCTGCTATTGGCGCACGTACAACCGAGAGCCAAACTCACCGTGAAATGTCTTCTGGTCTTTCATCACCAGTAGGCTTTAAAAATGGTACAGATGGCGGTTTAACGGTTGCAACCAACGCTATGCAGTCTGTTAAATATGGTCATAGTTTCTTAGGCTTGAATGAAGACGGTCAAGTTTCGATTATTAACACAAATGGTAACCCTTATGCACACGTTGTATTACGTGGCGGTAATGGTAAACCAAACTATGATGCTGGTTCTGTTGCAGAAGCAGAAAACGCTTTAGCAAAAGCTAAAGTAAGCAATAAAATCATGATTGATGCGAGTCATGCCAACTCAAATAAAGACCCGTACTTACAACCACTTGTTCTTAAAAATATTACTGAACAAATTTTAGATGGTAATAAGTCAATCGTAGGTATTATGGTTGAAAGTCATTTAAAAGGTGGTCGCCAAGATATTCCTGAAAACCTTTGTGATCTTGAATATGGTAAATCAGTAACCGATGGCTGTATCGATTGGGAAACTACTGAAAAAACATTGCTTGAAATGCATGAAGCTTTAAAAGATGTTTTACCAAATCGTTAA
- a CDS encoding adenosylcobinamide-GDP ribazoletransferase encodes MTPFWIALQFLTVLPIELKTIPTVQQNGRAILFYPLVGLIIGGILFLSACLFAKLPVLLLAIIITALWVWLTGGLHLDGLADTADAWVGGFGDKLRTLQIMKDPSCGPIGVLSLVIICLLKFALIYVLIEQHQMLFLICVPILGRVVPSILFLTTPYVREKGLGRSLTDHLPKTASWIVATLVLLLPLYWGWQGLIAIIGFLISLVYLRYLFIKRIGGITGDTVGAAIELSETVLLFTFVVSYFYLL; translated from the coding sequence ATGACACCTTTTTGGATTGCATTGCAATTTTTAACTGTTCTACCTATTGAGTTAAAGACTATACCGACGGTGCAACAAAATGGTCGGGCTATTTTGTTTTATCCTCTGGTTGGACTGATTATTGGTGGTATTCTTTTTCTTAGTGCATGTCTTTTTGCCAAATTACCTGTTCTTTTACTTGCAATCATTATCACGGCTTTATGGGTTTGGCTGACAGGAGGTTTGCATTTAGATGGGCTAGCCGATACTGCAGATGCATGGGTAGGTGGTTTTGGTGACAAACTGCGTACTTTACAAATTATGAAGGATCCAAGTTGTGGCCCAATTGGAGTACTCAGCTTAGTGATTATTTGTTTGCTCAAGTTCGCACTGATTTATGTGCTGATTGAACAACACCAAATGTTATTTTTAATATGTGTTCCCATCCTTGGGCGAGTGGTACCATCTATTTTGTTTTTAACTACGCCTTATGTCCGTGAAAAAGGTTTGGGACGCTCTTTGACCGATCATTTACCTAAAACTGCCTCATGGATAGTAGCTACGTTAGTTCTACTGTTGCCTTTATATTGGGGGTGGCAGGGACTTATTGCCATCATTGGTTTTTTAATCAGTCTTGTTTATTTAAGATATTTATTTATAAAAAGAATAGGTGGTATTACTGGTGATACCGTCGGTGCTGCGATTGAACTTAGTGAAACTGTGCTGCTTTTTACTTTTGTGGTGAGTTATTTTTATTTACTTTAA
- a CDS encoding histidine-type phosphatase: MNILFKTALLATSILLVACNNNNDDQDTQTTSPTNSSKYYQTKTPYQPQQNLKNYEQAPNGFQPVFTELVARHGSRGLSSIKYDLALYNLWKQAKAENALTPLGEQLGADLEAMMKANILLGYGVEGIRQYGYGNETMTGILEHRGIADRLLQRLPTLLNPQASVLVQSSGVDRAVDSAKFFTAELIKQQPQLKDKIVPVSYTSLSSTSVPSVIDGGVDRFKLYFHSLNAVEDLTQPLSASQQKIYDASQAYQDFEVNNKDLAQKLNELSKNTQAEKIAQTVLAPIFKADFIKKLGTAGYSFSNTGSFTVTSPKGEQITEKGKGKNTIASAVDAAAYIYELYSISGGMKDELKDINFDKYMPLEAAEFYAEFNDANDFYQKGPSFTESNQVTSEIAQGLKQDLFQQVDAVVNKAQPYKAVLRFAHAEIVIPLATSLDIHNMMQPLPLRQTYNYSTSTWRGEVVSPMAANVQWDIYQNNQGYTLVKMLYNEKETLFKSACDYARYTPSSFYYDYIKLKQCYQMQ, encoded by the coding sequence ATGAATATTTTATTTAAAACGGCATTGCTTGCCACATCAATATTGCTAGTAGCCTGTAATAATAATAATGATGATCAAGATACACAAACAACATCACCAACAAATTCATCAAAATATTATCAAACAAAAACACCTTATCAACCGCAACAAAATCTAAAAAACTACGAACAAGCTCCGAATGGGTTTCAGCCAGTTTTTACTGAGTTAGTTGCACGTCATGGTTCAAGAGGTCTATCAAGTATTAAGTATGATTTAGCACTTTATAATTTATGGAAGCAGGCAAAAGCAGAAAATGCTTTAACGCCGTTAGGCGAGCAATTAGGTGCTGATTTAGAAGCAATGATGAAAGCCAACATATTATTAGGCTATGGTGTGGAAGGCATACGCCAATATGGTTATGGTAATGAAACGATGACTGGTATTTTAGAACATCGCGGCATTGCAGACCGATTATTGCAGCGCTTACCAACACTTTTAAATCCGCAAGCATCTGTATTGGTACAAAGTTCTGGTGTAGATCGTGCGGTAGATAGTGCCAAATTCTTTACTGCTGAATTGATTAAACAACAGCCTCAGCTTAAAGATAAAATTGTTCCCGTGTCTTATACCAGTTTATCGAGTACAAGTGTTCCTAGTGTTATAGATGGTGGAGTGGATCGTTTTAAACTTTATTTTCATAGTTTGAATGCGGTTGAGGATTTAACTCAACCACTCAGTGCTAGCCAACAGAAAATTTATGACGCAAGTCAGGCCTATCAAGATTTTGAAGTAAACAATAAAGATTTAGCTCAAAAACTAAATGAGTTATCAAAAAACACTCAGGCTGAAAAAATTGCCCAGACTGTACTTGCCCCAATTTTTAAAGCAGACTTTATTAAAAAACTCGGTACAGCAGGTTATAGTTTTAGTAATACGGGATCATTTACAGTTACCTCACCAAAAGGTGAGCAAATTACAGAAAAAGGTAAGGGTAAAAATACGATTGCTAGTGCAGTGGATGCCGCTGCATATATTTATGAGCTTTATTCAATTTCTGGTGGTATGAAAGATGAATTAAAAGATATTAATTTTGATAAATATATGCCTCTTGAGGCAGCAGAATTTTATGCTGAGTTTAATGATGCCAATGATTTTTACCAAAAGGGACCAAGTTTTACCGAATCTAATCAGGTCACAAGTGAAATTGCACAAGGACTCAAACAAGATTTATTCCAACAAGTTGATGCCGTTGTAAATAAAGCTCAACCTTACAAAGCGGTTTTACGTTTTGCACATGCAGAAATTGTTATTCCTCTAGCCACCAGCTTAGATATACATAATATGATGCAACCTTTGCCCCTGCGTCAGACTTATAATTATTCAACAAGCACATGGCGTGGTGAAGTAGTATCACCTATGGCTGCAAATGTTCAATGGGATATTTATCAAAACAACCAAGGCTATACGCTGGTTAAAATGCTTTATAACGAAAAAGAGACTTTATTTAAGTCTGCATGCGACTATGCACGTTACACACCAAGCAGTTTTTACTACGACTACATTAAATTGAAGCAGTGTTATCAAATGCAATAG
- a CDS encoding histidine phosphatase family protein: MGNFRIDLLRHGESQYSHTLRGHLDDELTAKGWQQMQSTVEQVTNQTWDVIASSSLKRCSCFAEQLAKTTELPLLLNDDLKEMYFGEWEGISTQQIYETSPELLANFWQKPTQYCPPRAETLMQFQTRVLIGFQDLLVHMQKQNWQHALVVTHGGVIKLLACLAGQHPLNDLLKMPAELGKLYSLEFSQTDGQLIFMLR; encoded by the coding sequence TTGGGTAATTTTAGGATCGATTTGCTCAGACACGGTGAAAGTCAATATAGTCATACTTTACGTGGGCATTTAGATGATGAGTTAACAGCAAAAGGTTGGCAGCAAATGCAGTCAACCGTTGAGCAAGTCACAAACCAGACATGGGATGTCATTGCAAGTTCATCATTAAAAAGGTGTTCTTGTTTTGCCGAACAACTTGCCAAAACAACTGAGCTACCTTTGCTTTTAAATGATGACTTAAAAGAAATGTATTTTGGTGAGTGGGAAGGTATTTCAACTCAGCAAATTTATGAAACCTCACCAGAGTTACTGGCAAACTTCTGGCAAAAACCGACTCAATATTGTCCGCCTAGAGCAGAAACATTGATGCAATTTCAAACCAGAGTTTTGATCGGGTTTCAGGATTTGCTTGTACATATGCAAAAGCAGAATTGGCAGCATGCATTAGTTGTTACCCATGGTGGTGTGATTAAGTTATTGGCTTGTTTAGCTGGGCAACACCCTTTAAATGACTTATTGAAAATGCCAGCAGAGCTTGGGAAGTTGTATTCTTTGGAGTTTTCTCAAACAGATGGTCAATTAATTTTTATGTTGAGATAG
- the cobT gene encoding nicotinate-nucleotide--dimethylbenzimidazole phosphoribosyltransferase translates to MNWWLKSVQQPNLDAKQQAEQHQLQLTKPTGALGDLEQIAITLASLQSNAQPEVNHPWITIFAGDHGVVEENISAYPQAVTRQMLQNFTTGGAAISVIAKYHQAHLQVIDCGTVGEAYEYAGVERYCIRAGTANFAKQAAMSAEECRAALELGKESVDTAKANSADIYIAGEMGIGNTCSASALACLLLNDTAEQLTGVGTGIGTDQLRHKIEVIEKAIELHHKHVTGDTFKTLCAVGGLEIAAIVGAYIRCAQVGLPVIVDGFISSVAALCAVRMNPEVREWMLFGHQSAEYGHRRILQELKADPILKMNLRLGEGSGAGTALALVKMACVLHNQMATFAQAAVSGDKIG, encoded by the coding sequence ATGAACTGGTGGTTAAAGTCTGTACAGCAACCTAATTTAGATGCAAAACAACAAGCTGAGCAACATCAACTCCAACTTACAAAGCCTACAGGTGCGTTAGGTGATTTAGAGCAGATTGCAATTACACTTGCCAGTTTACAGTCAAATGCACAGCCTGAGGTTAACCATCCATGGATTACTATTTTTGCGGGCGACCATGGCGTAGTTGAAGAAAATATCTCTGCATATCCTCAAGCCGTTACTCGCCAAATGCTACAAAACTTCACAACAGGCGGCGCAGCAATTAGTGTTATTGCCAAATATCATCAAGCTCATTTGCAAGTGATTGACTGTGGCACAGTGGGCGAAGCATATGAATATGCAGGTGTTGAACGTTATTGTATTCGTGCTGGCACAGCAAATTTTGCCAAACAAGCTGCCATGAGTGCTGAAGAATGTCGGGCTGCCTTAGAGTTAGGTAAAGAAAGTGTAGATACTGCTAAAGCGAACAGTGCAGATATTTATATTGCGGGTGAGATGGGAATTGGAAACACCTGTTCTGCTTCTGCCTTAGCTTGTCTTTTATTAAATGATACTGCTGAGCAACTGACTGGAGTGGGGACGGGAATTGGCACCGATCAGTTAAGACATAAAATTGAGGTAATTGAAAAGGCAATTGAGCTTCACCATAAACATGTCACGGGTGATACGTTCAAAACATTATGTGCTGTAGGTGGTTTGGAAATTGCGGCAATTGTGGGTGCTTATATTCGATGTGCGCAAGTGGGTTTACCTGTGATAGTCGATGGTTTTATTAGTTCAGTAGCTGCTTTATGTGCAGTCCGAATGAATCCTGAAGTACGTGAATGGATGTTATTTGGCCATCAGTCGGCAGAGTATGGTCACCGTCGTATTTTACAAGAACTTAAAGCTGATCCGATTTTAAAAATGAACTTGCGTTTGGGGGAAGGTAGCGGTGCTGGTACTGCCTTAGCATTAGTTAAAATGGCATGTGTATTACATAACCAAATGGCTACTTTTGCTCAGGCTGCTGTAAGCGGAGATAAAATTGGGTAA
- the cobU gene encoding bifunctional adenosylcobinamide kinase/adenosylcobinamide-phosphate guanylyltransferase yields the protein MLQLILGGARSGKSRLAEQTAISTQLPVTYVATAQALDPEMQSRIAHHQNQRPAHWSLIEEPLFLAKALQKIDQPNQIILVDCLTLWLTNLLLLEDQSVQQFECEQLLKVLPTLESEIILVSNETGLGVVPLGEISRRFVDEAGRLHQALGQIADKVVFCVAGFPMILKGEK from the coding sequence ATGTTGCAACTGATTTTGGGTGGTGCTCGCTCTGGCAAAAGTCGACTCGCTGAACAAACGGCAATATCTACACAATTACCTGTGACTTATGTCGCGACCGCGCAAGCGCTTGATCCAGAAATGCAAAGCCGAATCGCTCATCATCAAAATCAGCGTCCTGCACATTGGTCTTTGATCGAAGAACCATTATTTTTAGCAAAAGCACTTCAGAAAATTGACCAGCCTAATCAAATTATTTTGGTGGATTGCTTAACGCTTTGGTTAACCAATTTGTTACTGTTAGAAGATCAGAGCGTTCAACAATTTGAGTGTGAGCAACTCCTAAAAGTTTTGCCTACACTTGAGTCAGAAATTATTTTAGTGAGTAATGAAACAGGACTTGGGGTTGTACCACTTGGCGAAATTAGTCGCCGTTTTGTAGATGAAGCAGGCAGACTACATCAAGCTTTAGGACAAATTGCAGATAAGGTTGTGTTTTGTGTAGCTGGTTTTCCAATGATTTTAAAAGGTGAGAAATAA
- a CDS encoding 2'-5' RNA ligase family protein, protein MLLKPSTFLVPTTIRDYPEWHYGRQNYVLWYLEINDPKLVHYLDMLRVHFSDFLLEPNNRQYHITLFICGFLTHEIKFHSDDFSFNEFEQQRRILIKENFAPFQLKIGSVDSFSSALFVEIQDNKNILSLIRQKLGTVSNEIAALDYCPHITLGLYKKAYSSDLILQKISELSVQYQHAEFELKVEHLTFGYYDAQALQGKLYSYRHLFLGDSCCN, encoded by the coding sequence GTGTTGCTAAAACCCTCGACGTTCTTAGTGCCAACAACTATACGGGATTACCCAGAATGGCACTATGGGCGTCAAAATTATGTGTTATGGTATCTAGAGATTAATGATCCAAAATTAGTTCATTATCTAGATATGTTACGTGTACATTTTTCAGATTTTTTATTAGAACCTAATAACCGTCAATATCATATCACTTTGTTTATATGTGGATTTTTAACTCATGAAATTAAATTTCATAGTGATGACTTTAGTTTTAATGAGTTTGAGCAGCAGAGACGAATTTTAATAAAAGAAAATTTTGCACCTTTTCAATTAAAAATTGGTTCAGTTGATAGTTTTAGTAGTGCTTTATTTGTAGAAATTCAAGATAACAAAAATATCTTATCTCTCATACGTCAAAAACTAGGTACAGTTTCTAATGAAATTGCTGCCTTAGATTATTGTCCCCACATTACATTAGGATTGTATAAAAAAGCCTATAGTAGTGATTTGATTTTACAAAAAATTTCTGAATTATCTGTACAATATCAACATGCTGAATTTGAACTTAAAGTTGAGCATCTAACGTTTGGTTATTATGACGCTCAAGCTTTACAAGGTAAGCTGTATTCGTATCGACATTTGTTTTTAGGTGATTCATGTTGCAACTGA